A single window of Jaculus jaculus isolate mJacJac1 chromosome 14, mJacJac1.mat.Y.cur, whole genome shotgun sequence DNA harbors:
- the C14H19orf18 gene encoding uncharacterized protein C19orf18 homolog produces MLGSGLISHRPGLVKVLQVTGIAFSVALLCGLVVSYMIYRLAKAEESQQLEKLYEIVEIPLLGDDKEFLEDDGQDASSHLPPEKEKELGKFISSVIKTKRKESILKKKLKGKQTFSNNKIIQMEDL; encoded by the exons ATGTTAGGAAGTG gaTTAATTTCACATAGACCTGGTCTTGTTAAAGTACTTCAGGTTACAGGCATAGCCTTCAGTGTTGCCCTGTTATGTGGGCTCGTGGTCTCCTACATGATATA TCGACTGGCCAAGGCAGAGGAAAGCCAGCAGCTTGAGAAGCTTTATGAAATTGTTGAGATTCCACTCTTAGGAGATGACAAGGAGTTCTTGGAAGATGATGGCCAGGACGCGTCTTCCCACCTGCctccagagaaagagaaggagctgGGGAAGTTCATTAGCTCAG TtattaagacaaaaagaaaggaaagcatccTAAAGAAGAAACTGAAGGGAAAGCAAACGTTTTCCAACAACAAGATAATTCAAATGGAGGACTTATGA